The Vicia villosa cultivar HV-30 ecotype Madison, WI linkage group LG1, Vvil1.0, whole genome shotgun sequence genome includes a region encoding these proteins:
- the LOC131644164 gene encoding uncharacterized protein LOC131644164, with amino-acid sequence MMGFSSFLAVYFSIMNLEQSVKDLQAQNTEFHALILNLSKGQEELKAMLTKKKKKKGKKTRVKKLRPILQLRDAETSEDSDEDEQDDNASIKTDAKSNHDSAKLSEEEEDYYHEGEHPDDKYKMLEERLRSVEIQKVPGLDFEELGLVPGVVIPPKFKTPAFAKYDGVSCPKLHLRSYVRKIQPHTTDKRLWIHFFQESLSGTQLEWYYQLESTNIHTWEDLVVAFYKQYQYNSDLAPTRMQLQSMSMGPKESFKEYAQKWKDLAGRVKPSLADRELVDIFMSTLTGPFYSHLLGSSSSGFTELILIGERVESGIRSGKIQMATSLGTTKKHSNGRSDSNVVYGQKSISHDQSIGAVLSSTPAPQQGRQNKQDKPRRQFTKINMSLAQALQHLQKANLITLRDPPKNPNTSAPSYKPNARCAYHSNSPGHDTENCWPLKNKIQDMIDAGEIEFDHPATPNVITAPMPNHNKIANTMDG; translated from the coding sequence atgatgggtttctcatccttcctcgctgtttatttcagcatcatgaatctcgaacaatcagttaaggatcttcaAGCTCAAAACACCGAGTTCCatgccttgattctgaatttgtccaaagggcaagaagagctgaaagccatgttgactaaaaagaagaagaaaaagggtaagaagactcgagtaaaaaagcttagaccaatcttgcaactcagggatgctgaaacctctgaagacagtgatgaggatgagcaagatgataatgctagtatcaaaaccgatgcaaaaagtaaccacgattctgccaaactctctgaagaagaagaggactattaccatgagggcgaacatcccgatgacaaatacaagatgttagaagagcgtctgagaagtgtggaaattcagaaggtacctgggctggattttgaagagcttggacttgtgcctggggtcgttattcctccaaaattcaaaactcccgcctttgctaagtatgatggagtctcttgtcctaaactacacttgaggtcttatgtaaggaagattcagcctcacactactgataagaggctctggatccatttctttcaggaaagcttatctggaactcaactcgaatggtactatcaactggaaagtaccaacatccatacctgggaagatttagttgttgctttctataagcaataccaatataattccgatctcgcaccaactcgcatgcaactacaaagcatgtccatgggacctaaagaaagtttcaaggagtatgctcaaaagtggaaagatctagctggaagagtcaaaccctccttagctgacagagaattggtcgatatatttatgagtacactgactggtcctttctatagtcatttattggggagttcatcatctggattcactgaactcatactgattggggaacgtgtcgagagtggtattcgaagtggtaagattcaaatggctacatctttaggtactacaaagaagcattctaatgggaggtcagattccaatgttgtgtatgggcagaaaagtataagccatgatcaatctattggggcagttctgagctccacaccggcgcctcaacagggtcgtcaaaacaaacaagataaacccagacgtcaattcacaaagatcaatatgtcgctagctcaagccttacaacatctacaaaaggcaaatttgatcactctgagggatcctcctaaaaatcctaacacctctgctcctagttacaaacccaacgcgaggtgcgcatatcattctaacagtcctggacatgacacggagaattgttggccgttgaagaataagatccaagatatgatcgacgctggtgaaattgagttcgaccatcctgcaactcccaatgtgatcactgctcccatgcctaatcacaacaagattgctaatactatggatggctag